In Chryseobacterium gleum, a single genomic region encodes these proteins:
- a CDS encoding alkaline phosphatase, translated as MKLSKIVAVLALAVFSENQAQNYLNYNVGNAHSHNDYMQEIPFWQAYYANFGSIEADVFLVKEKLWVAHTEKELSPDRTLESLYLDNISKQIKLNKGNIYSDANKKLQLLIDIKQDYKTSLAALVNTLKKYPEITGNSGIKIVITGGRPQPEDFKSYPSYLYFDGDLDKNYSADQLKRIGMFSADLPGLVKWNGKGIPRDEETAKIKSAVDKAHAQQKPVRFYGAPDFPNAWVNLMDLGVDYINTDHIPDLKKFMNTIPKNFYKNTKEYSTYTPTYKTDGVEKKVKNVILLIPDGTSLPQYYAAFTANKGKLNVFNMKSTGLSKTNSSNAYITDSAPGSTAFATGVKTKNTFVGVDNMGKALAQIPDIIAEKGLVSGLISTGDVTDATPADFYAHSDNRNSSEPILKDFAASKTKILIGGPTSGLSQENIQKFKDAKIDLYQDLKSVTKINNRTLVIDPLASQRITNGRGNWLTDAFDLTLNDLKNNKEGFFMMIEASQTDGGGHSNNIEQLVTELLDFDHVVGKAMKFADENKETLVIVVGDHETGGLTLLDGSLKDGWVFGNFSTNDHTSIPSSVFAYGPNSKQFTGLFENTEIFNKILSAYGIQK; from the coding sequence ATGAAATTATCAAAAATTGTAGCCGTTCTGGCACTGGCTGTTTTTTCTGAAAATCAGGCACAGAATTATTTAAATTATAATGTTGGGAATGCACATTCGCATAATGATTATATGCAGGAAATTCCGTTTTGGCAGGCTTATTATGCCAATTTTGGTTCTATAGAGGCAGATGTATTTCTGGTAAAGGAAAAACTTTGGGTAGCTCATACCGAAAAAGAGCTTTCTCCGGACAGAACACTGGAAAGTCTTTATCTCGATAATATTTCAAAACAGATTAAGCTGAACAAAGGAAATATCTATTCTGATGCTAATAAAAAGCTTCAGTTGCTGATCGATATTAAACAGGATTATAAAACGTCACTGGCAGCTTTGGTCAATACATTAAAAAAGTACCCTGAGATCACCGGAAATTCAGGAATTAAAATTGTGATTACCGGAGGACGTCCCCAGCCGGAAGATTTTAAAAGCTATCCAAGCTATCTTTATTTTGACGGAGATCTAGATAAAAACTATTCTGCTGATCAGCTGAAAAGAATCGGAATGTTCAGTGCAGACCTTCCCGGATTAGTAAAATGGAACGGGAAAGGAATTCCAAGGGATGAGGAAACTGCAAAAATTAAAAGTGCGGTAGACAAAGCGCATGCCCAGCAGAAACCTGTTCGTTTTTACGGGGCTCCGGACTTTCCGAATGCATGGGTAAATCTTATGGATTTAGGAGTGGATTATATCAATACCGATCATATTCCGGATCTTAAAAAATTTATGAACACTATTCCGAAAAACTTTTATAAGAATACAAAAGAGTACAGCACTTATACTCCTACCTATAAAACAGACGGAGTGGAGAAAAAGGTAAAGAATGTGATCCTTCTTATACCTGACGGAACTTCTTTACCTCAATATTATGCTGCCTTTACCGCGAATAAAGGAAAGCTGAATGTTTTCAACATGAAATCCACAGGCCTTTCCAAAACCAATTCATCCAATGCGTATATTACAGATTCAGCACCAGGTTCTACAGCGTTTGCCACAGGTGTGAAAACCAAAAACACTTTTGTGGGAGTGGATAATATGGGGAAAGCATTGGCACAAATCCCTGATATAATTGCCGAAAAAGGATTGGTTTCCGGATTGATTTCCACAGGGGATGTTACGGATGCAACTCCTGCAGATTTTTATGCTCATTCAGATAACAGAAACAGTTCGGAGCCTATTCTGAAAGATTTTGCAGCCTCAAAAACGAAAATATTGATCGGTGGTCCTACAAGTGGATTGTCTCAGGAAAATATACAGAAATTCAAAGATGCTAAAATCGATCTCTATCAGGATTTGAAATCAGTCACTAAAATCAACAACCGTACTTTGGTGATTGATCCTTTGGCTTCACAGAGAATTACTAATGGAAGGGGAAACTGGCTGACTGATGCATTTGATCTTACTTTAAATGATTTAAAAAACAATAAAGAAGGCTTCTTTATGATGATTGAAGCTTCGCAGACAGATGGCGGAGGGCATAGCAACAATATAGAGCAGCTGGTCACAGAATTATTGGACTTCGATCATGTGGTAGGAAAAGCTATGAAGTTTGCTGACGAAAATAAAGAGACATTAGTCATTGTTGTGGGAGATCACGAAACAGGTGGTTTAACCCTTTTAGACGGAAGTCTCAAAGATGGCTGGGTATTCGGAAACTTCAGTACAAATGACCATACCTCTATTCCATCAAGTGTTTTTGCTTACGGACCGAATTCAAAACAGTTCACAGGACTATTTGAAAACACAGAGATCTTCAACAAAATACTTTCAGCCTACGGAATTCAGAAGTAG
- a CDS encoding SusC/RagA family TonB-linked outer membrane protein, giving the protein MNVFKIPVSVTYLTGRVLLIGAISASPMFLAQKKDSLKEKSIDEIVVVGYGTQKKSKVSGAVSEASLDKLTSRSLSGVGEVLQGKAPGVTVVNEGGDPNGAPKVNIRGLGGINGETPLYVVDGVVFNGTPSINPNDIQDISVLKDASAAIYGARSSGGVILITTKKGKKGNLTVDFDVKYGVNQAWRLKESLNAAEFQDVMYKAYENAGKLGSLPMAFNPSQYPDGRITRTDWMKEIFRTGTIQEYNVNLSGGSEKSRYFVGMNHRSLEGILLNTQAKRYNFRVNSEHKVKDWLTIGENMYYNYSDGNTADTKSGYTGALVAAMYYPPNVPVYTPSGAFSGLPIDVAGGYGDMINPVAYLKRISIRNPTHEILINPYAEITLAKDLKFRSNFSQTFKLGDVKNFTYRVLEVGKIFDTNNLEYQSNNSSTALAEQLLTYKIALGQHNFDFLGGFTFQKTIDDGFVAKSYDFRSEAEVFQHLQNAADTNKDVSSYRFKQSLVSYLARINYDYAGKYIVSLLGRRDGSSLVAKQNRFANYYAVSGAWVVSKENFMQDISWLSSLKLRGSYGILGNLGGISPQAVNPLMTRDNNVIFGQDPSQNIAYYATTRPNPDLKWGKSEQTNFGVDASFLHNSLSLQFDYFVKNSKDQIFNVSLPSTATYNNQYVNAGLFQDKGYELGINYNKIISGDFTFSIGATMSQLKNTVKQLANVDEIFINDNGVRGVLKPTRVKVGDPLYSFYGYKTGGIFQTQEEINNYKDANGNLIQPNAKPGDIKFLKKEGNTGVLNNNDFVNLGSPYPKFSYGFSYNMTWKNFDLNLFFQGVYGNKIFNGMKFISLNPGGTGQNYNMDRDILNAWTPQNTNTDIPRLVHGDPSGNYSKVSDFYVEDGSYLRLKNLTIGYSLPKELYRKLDVNKVRIYMTSNNLFTITKYTGFDPEVGMNSYGVDTGRYPQARSFIFGVEIGL; this is encoded by the coding sequence ATGAATGTATTTAAAATCCCTGTATCCGTAACTTATTTAACGGGAAGGGTATTACTTATTGGTGCAATATCAGCTTCACCGATGTTCCTCGCTCAGAAAAAAGACAGCTTAAAAGAAAAATCCATCGACGAGATTGTCGTGGTTGGATACGGAACACAGAAAAAAAGTAAAGTTTCCGGGGCTGTTTCAGAAGCTTCACTGGATAAGCTTACTTCCAGATCTTTGTCTGGAGTAGGAGAAGTTCTTCAGGGTAAAGCTCCGGGGGTAACGGTAGTGAATGAAGGTGGAGATCCCAACGGAGCCCCTAAGGTTAATATCCGTGGTCTGGGAGGTATCAACGGAGAAACTCCTCTGTATGTAGTGGATGGAGTGGTCTTTAACGGAACACCTTCTATCAATCCAAACGATATTCAGGATATCTCTGTACTGAAAGATGCTTCTGCAGCCATTTACGGAGCCAGATCTTCCGGAGGAGTTATCCTTATTACCACAAAAAAAGGGAAAAAAGGAAATCTTACCGTAGATTTTGATGTTAAATATGGCGTAAACCAGGCGTGGAGGCTGAAAGAATCCCTGAATGCAGCAGAATTTCAGGATGTCATGTACAAAGCCTATGAAAATGCCGGAAAACTGGGAAGCTTACCGATGGCTTTTAATCCCAGTCAATATCCTGACGGAAGAATTACCAGAACAGACTGGATGAAAGAAATTTTCAGAACAGGAACCATTCAGGAATACAATGTAAATCTTAGCGGCGGAAGCGAGAAATCCAGATATTTTGTAGGGATGAACCACAGAAGCCTGGAAGGAATTTTATTGAATACTCAGGCAAAACGATATAATTTCAGAGTCAATTCTGAACATAAAGTAAAAGACTGGTTAACGATCGGAGAAAATATGTACTATAATTACTCTGACGGAAACACAGCAGATACCAAAAGTGGATACACAGGAGCCTTGGTTGCTGCTATGTACTATCCGCCCAATGTTCCGGTATATACACCCAGCGGTGCTTTCTCAGGATTGCCTATTGATGTGGCAGGTGGTTACGGAGATATGATCAATCCTGTTGCTTATCTTAAAAGGATCAGCATTAGAAATCCTACTCATGAGATTTTGATCAATCCTTATGCTGAAATTACGCTGGCCAAAGATTTAAAATTCCGTTCCAACTTCTCACAGACTTTTAAACTGGGAGATGTAAAGAACTTCACGTACAGAGTTTTGGAAGTCGGGAAAATTTTTGATACTAATAATCTGGAATACCAATCCAACAATTCTTCTACAGCGCTTGCAGAGCAGTTGCTGACTTATAAAATAGCTTTAGGACAACATAATTTTGACTTCCTTGGCGGTTTTACTTTCCAGAAAACGATTGATGATGGTTTTGTAGCAAAATCCTATGATTTCAGAAGTGAAGCTGAGGTTTTCCAACACCTTCAGAATGCAGCAGACACCAATAAAGATGTTTCCAGTTACCGGTTCAAACAGTCTTTGGTTTCTTATCTGGCAAGGATAAACTATGACTATGCAGGAAAGTATATTGTGAGTTTATTGGGAAGACGTGATGGTTCTTCATTGGTAGCGAAGCAAAACAGATTTGCTAATTATTACGCTGTTTCCGGGGCATGGGTGGTTTCGAAGGAAAATTTCATGCAGGATATTTCATGGCTTTCAAGCCTTAAGCTGAGAGGAAGTTATGGTATTCTTGGGAATCTTGGAGGAATTTCACCTCAGGCTGTCAATCCTTTGATGACAAGAGATAACAACGTTATTTTCGGACAGGATCCTTCTCAGAATATTGCTTATTATGCCACCACACGTCCGAATCCGGACCTGAAATGGGGCAAATCTGAGCAGACCAACTTCGGGGTAGATGCTTCATTTCTTCACAACAGTCTTTCCTTACAGTTTGACTACTTCGTGAAAAATTCCAAAGATCAGATCTTCAACGTAAGCTTACCAAGTACAGCAACGTACAATAATCAGTATGTAAATGCCGGATTATTCCAGGATAAAGGGTATGAACTGGGAATCAATTACAATAAGATAATTTCGGGTGATTTCACGTTCTCAATAGGAGCGACAATGAGTCAACTAAAAAATACGGTGAAGCAACTTGCCAATGTGGATGAGATCTTTATCAATGACAACGGGGTAAGAGGGGTATTGAAACCAACCAGGGTGAAAGTAGGTGATCCTCTGTATTCTTTCTATGGTTATAAGACCGGAGGAATTTTCCAGACTCAGGAAGAAATCAACAATTATAAAGATGCCAATGGAAACCTTATCCAGCCGAATGCAAAACCCGGAGATATCAAATTCCTGAAAAAAGAAGGAAACACAGGAGTGCTTAATAATAACGATTTTGTCAATCTTGGAAGTCCATACCCTAAGTTCTCTTACGGATTTTCTTATAATATGACATGGAAAAACTTTGACCTGAACTTATTCTTCCAGGGAGTTTACGGGAATAAAATATTCAACGGGATGAAGTTTATTTCTTTGAATCCAGGCGGTACAGGACAGAACTACAACATGGACAGAGATATCCTGAATGCATGGACCCCTCAGAACACCAATACCGATATTCCAAGACTGGTACACGGAGATCCGAGTGGAAATTACTCAAAAGTATCAGATTTCTATGTGGAAGACGGATCGTACTTAAGACTGAAAAACCTTACCATCGGGTATTCATTACCAAAAGAATTATATAGAAAACTGGATGTAAACAAAGTGAGAATTTATATGACTTCAAACAACCTGTTTACTATAACGAAATATACAGGATTTGATCCTGAAGTAGGAATGAACTCTTACGGAGTAGATACCGGAAGATATCCTCAGGCACGTTCATTCATCTTTGGAGTAGAGATCGGACTATAA
- a CDS encoding RagB/SusD family nutrient uptake outer membrane protein: protein MKFFNKIFLISGISVMLLSCTGELDVQPEGTPTEASFWKTENDLITGANAMYKPLFDGEFYGRGLFWFINASDDMVTGRAKSEADNAKNFSSNYIAAGDLETQWNKRYNVIGVANRVIRNVDNIQTSQAIKNKYLGEALFMSSRMYFELAYSYGNEKAGVPIIDRSKDPDPNPIPRAANVMENYTYIVNDLKRAAELLPIQAELPAKDYGRPHKAAAWALLAKVYLFMKDWNNAEFWANEVMTKGNRALLGNFADVFKAENNYSSEYIWSIPGTPKFTAWGSILPGVMLENKGWGEYNGWGYFQPTKELYDEYEAGDLRRSATILKIGDKFTFNGKERIYASTNSLTGYQFNKYMDAFKYQLNSGHVSANGDYPCTDLAVPIMRYAEVILIKAEALLMQGKSADQEINMIRVRAGLSPKNGCTMADLKHERRCELAGEWADRHRDLVRWGDAQAAYAKPLHGINGQVVWAARNFNPAVHNVWAVPQAEIVNSHGIIKQNEGW from the coding sequence ATGAAATTTTTCAATAAAATATTTTTAATATCAGGAATATCTGTAATGCTTTTATCCTGTACAGGAGAGCTGGATGTTCAGCCGGAAGGAACACCTACTGAAGCCAGCTTCTGGAAAACGGAAAACGATCTGATTACCGGAGCAAATGCCATGTACAAGCCTTTGTTTGACGGTGAATTCTACGGAAGAGGTTTGTTCTGGTTTATCAATGCCAGTGATGATATGGTAACAGGAAGGGCAAAAAGTGAGGCAGATAATGCCAAAAACTTCAGCAGTAATTACATCGCGGCAGGAGACCTTGAAACTCAGTGGAACAAAAGATATAATGTGATCGGAGTGGCCAACCGTGTAATCCGTAATGTTGATAATATCCAGACTTCACAGGCTATTAAAAACAAATACCTTGGAGAAGCTTTATTTATGAGCAGCAGAATGTATTTTGAGCTTGCTTATTCTTATGGAAATGAAAAAGCCGGTGTTCCGATTATCGACCGTTCAAAAGATCCGGATCCAAACCCGATTCCAAGAGCGGCCAACGTAATGGAGAATTATACTTACATTGTAAACGACCTTAAAAGAGCAGCAGAATTATTACCTATCCAGGCAGAACTTCCTGCAAAAGATTATGGAAGACCACATAAAGCTGCAGCATGGGCATTGTTGGCAAAAGTATACCTGTTTATGAAAGACTGGAATAACGCAGAATTCTGGGCCAATGAAGTCATGACGAAAGGAAACAGAGCCTTATTGGGAAATTTCGCCGATGTTTTTAAAGCTGAAAATAACTACAGTTCAGAATACATCTGGTCTATTCCGGGAACACCTAAGTTTACTGCATGGGGAAGTATTCTTCCAGGGGTAATGCTTGAAAACAAAGGTTGGGGAGAATATAACGGATGGGGATATTTCCAGCCGACAAAAGAACTGTATGATGAATACGAAGCCGGTGACCTTAGAAGAAGTGCTACCATTCTGAAAATCGGAGATAAATTTACTTTTAATGGAAAGGAAAGAATATACGCTTCTACAAATTCTCTTACCGGATACCAGTTCAATAAATATATGGATGCCTTCAAATATCAGCTGAACAGCGGTCACGTGAGTGCCAACGGAGATTATCCTTGTACAGACCTTGCCGTTCCAATTATGCGTTATGCTGAAGTCATCCTGATTAAGGCAGAAGCTTTACTGATGCAGGGAAAATCTGCAGATCAGGAGATCAATATGATCAGAGTACGTGCAGGTTTATCTCCGAAAAACGGATGTACAATGGCAGATCTGAAGCATGAAAGACGTTGCGAACTGGCTGGTGAATGGGCAGACAGACACAGAGACCTTGTGCGTTGGGGAGATGCGCAGGCAGCTTATGCTAAACCTCTGCATGGTATCAATGGACAGGTAGTCTGGGCCGCAAGAAACTTTAATCCGGCAGTACACAATGTTTGGGCAGTTCCACAGGCTGAAATCGTAAACAGTCATGGGATCATTAAACAAAATGAGGGCTGGTAA